Sequence from the Terriglobales bacterium genome:
ACATCCTCGAACCTGTGCGCGCCAGCTATCGCAACGGCACTCCGATCTGGTGGACGAAGCTGCACGATTTGCCCGATTACGTTTATTTCAATCACGAGATTCACATCAATAAGGGAATCGGCTGCGCCTCGTGCCATGGCCCGATCGACGAGATGCCGCTCACCTATCAGCATGCCAGTTTGCAGATGGAGTGGTGCCTCGATTGCCATCGCAATCCGGCGAAGAACATTCGTCCGGTAGGCGATCCGATTTTCAATATGGGCTGGAAGGGGCCGAGCACAGCGAGTCCGGTGTACTGCGAGGACGGCACAGGGAATTGTTCCCTGAATGGTCCTTATTACCAGACCACCGGCCAGCCAATGCAGCACTGGAAGAAGTTTGAAGATCAGATGTCGATGGGCAAATACCTGGTGGCGCAGTATCACGTGCGCACTCCAAACGAAATTCAAAGTTGCGATACCTGCCACAGATAACAGAACCGCCTGCGGTAGCGGGCGGCGCAGTTGAGACGTGAGATCAGAACCACCTGCGGCAGCGGTGGAGCAGTTGGACGACGACAGCACGACGAGCATGACGGCCTATGGGCTGGAAATTGGTTTAGAGAGAGACATGGAGAATCACCCCGAGTTGGTGCAGATCAAAACCTCACCAGCGCATAAAACCAAGTTGACGCTCCAGCAGGTGCGCGAGCGGCTCTCCGCCGCAACCGGCAAGGCATATTGGCGGAGCCTCGAAGAGCTGATCGATGAACCTGGCTTTGAAGAGCTCCTCGAAAACGAGTTTCCCGAGGGCGTTGCCGAGCTGAATCGAGCAGAGGACGGCGTCTCGCGGCGCAACTTCCTGAAGCTCGCCGGCGCGTCGATGGCGCTCGCCGGACTTTCGGCCTGCACGCGGCAGCCAGCCGAAGCGATCGTTCCTTACATTCGCCAGCCCGAAGATCTGATTCCGGGAATCCCGAAATTTTTCGCCACAACGATGCCATTCCCGACCGGCGGCATTCCGCTGCTGGTAAAAAGCAACGAATTTCGCCCGACGAAGATCGAAGGCAATCCGCAGCATCCCGCATCGAACGGCGCGACCGACGTTTTCGCCCAGGCTTCCGTTCTCGATCTTTATGATCCAGATCGTTCGACGAGTTCGAGCTATCGCGGCGAGCAGCGCAACTGGGGAGATTTTGCCGGGGCAGTCGATGTCTACAAGACCAAAGCCGCCGCTTCGGGCGGCGCGGGCTTGCGCTTTCTGAGCGAGACGGTTGTATCGCCGACGCTCGCATCGCAGATTCAGACGGTTCTGAAGAAGTTCCCCAATGCGAAGTGGTATCAGTGGGATCCAGTCAATCGCGATGCGGCGCGAGCGGCTTCGCAGACGCTCTTTGGGCAATACGCGGAGCCGATTTACAAATTCGAAGCCGCGAATGTCGTGCTCTCGCTCGATGCCGATTTCCTGAACACGTCGGCGTTCCCCGGATTCATTCCTTACTCGCGCGCGTTTACCAGCCGTCGCAAGCTCGCGGAAGATGCGCCGATGAGCCGGTTGTACTCGGTTGAGAGCTTCCACACCACCGCAGGCGCGCTCTCGGATAATCGTCTGCCGCTGCGCGCATCTGACATCGTGCCTTTCGCTGCCGCTCTTGCCAGCGCTCTTGGGGCGGGCGGCGTCTCAGCTCCAGCACAGGAGTGGACGCAGGATCAGCAGAAATTCCTTACCGCGCTCGCGAAAGATCTGAAGGCGAACTCCGGTGCATCCATCGTGCTGCCGGGAGAGCAGCAGCCGCCTGCACTGCACGTTCTTGCTGCGCAAATCAATCAGGCACTCGGGAATGTCGGTAAGACGATCGTCTACACCGATCCAGTCGAACTCGTGCCGACCGACCAACTCGGCGGACTCAAGCAGCTTGTCGCCGACATGAACGCCGGCAAGGTGGATTTGCTGGTCATCCTCGAGGGCAATCCGGCGTACAACACGCCAGTTGATCTCGGCTTCGAGCTGGCGATGCCGAAAGTCAAAGAGATCGCCCACCTCTGCAACTACCGCAATGAAACCACGCGGATGGCGCAGTGGCACATTCACAGCGCGCATTATCTGGAAATGTGGAGCGATGCGCGCGCCTACGACGGGACGTGCTCGATCGTTCAGCCGCTGATCGCTCCTCTTTACGGTGGGCGCAGCGCGCATGAAGTCGTCGCGCTGTTTACCGACACGCCCGAGTTGACGCCCTACGACGCCGTCCGCGCCTATTGGAAGCAAAACGGGAAAGCTGCCGGCGACTTCGAGACCAACTGGCGCAAGTGGCTGCACGACGGCATCATTCCCAATACGGCATCGCCGGTGAAATCTTTGGCTCCGCGCGGCGGAGCGCCACAGGTCAAGACGCTCGACAAGAGCGCCATGGAAGTTGTCTTCCGTCCCGATCCGACGATTTACGACGGACGCTACAACAACAATGCGTGGCTGCAGGAATGTCCCAAGCCGCTGATTCGTCTGGAGTGGGACAACGCCGCGATGATGAGTATCGATACTGCGGCGAAGCACGGCTGGAATCAGGAAGACATCCTGCGCATCACCGTCGATGGCCGCACCATCGAAGCGCCGGTGCTCGTCGTCTACGGCATGCCCGACAACAGCATCACGCTGCATCTGGGCTACGGGCGCTCGTTCTCCGGACGCGTCGGCAATGGATTCGGATTCAACGCCTACGAAATTCGCGGCATGAATGCTCCGCTGATCGCAACCGCGGAAAAAGTCGAGAACAGCGGCGGCACTTACAAGCTGGCGGTGGTGCAGAACTTTACCTTGATCGATCCGCACGGCGACTCCAAGCTGATGAATCGCTCGGTGCAGGGCGCCGAAGCGGTACGACGCGACATTATCCGCGTAGGCTCCTACGACGAGTACAAGAAGAACCCCGACTTCGCCCACGGCGACAGGTTCGAGGAAGCGCCGGAAGAAAACGATTCGCTGTACCCCGGCTACGACTACACCAAGGGATACCAGTGGGGCATGGCGGTCGACATGAACTCCTGTGTTGGCTGCAACTCGTGCGTGATCGCCTGCCAGGCGGAGAATAATTCTCCCGTTGTGGGAAAGGAGCAGGTGAAGATCGGTCGCGACATGAAGTGGCTGCGCATCGACGCCTACTACGCCGGCGATCTGCTCAATCCGCGCGCATTTATGCAGCCGATGATGTGCCAGCACTGCGAGAACGCGCCCTGCGAGCCGGTATGCCCGGTGGGCGCAACTGTGCACTCGCCCGAAGGTCTCAATGTCATGGTTTATAACCGCTGCGTGGGCACTCGCTATTGCTCGAACAACTGCCCATATAAGGTGAGGCGGTTCAATTTCATGCTGTTCGCCGACTACACCACGCCAAGTCTCAAGCCGCTGCGCAATCCCGACGTTACCGTTCGCAGCCGCGGCGTGATGGAGAAGTGCACCTACTGCCTGCAGCGCATCAATGCTGCGCGCATTCAGGCAGAGGTTGAAGAAACGCGGCTGCAGGAGACAGATCCCAAAGCGGAACGCAAGATTCGCGATGGCGAAGTAGTGACGGCATGCCAGCAGGCCTGCCCGACCGATGCCATCGTTTTCGGCAACATCAACGATCCTAATAGCCGCGTGACCAAGATCAAGGCGCAGCCCCGTAATTACGGCGTACTGACGCAGATCAACACGCGGCCGCGAACGTCTTATATCGCGAATGTGGTGAATCCCAATATGGAAATCGGCGATCGTACCGACATGCCGGGCAAGACTTATATCGGAGCCGAATCGTAATGGCAACCAAAGGCCTTACAGATCTGCCTCCATCACAGCGGCCATACCTGGTCGATCCTCCTGTGATTGCGCCGGGGCACACTTTCACCTCGGTGACCGAGAAGGTGATGCGCACCGTGCTCACGCCGCATACGCCGATCGGCTGGATCTTCGGAATTCTGGTGACCTTCGGCATCGTGCAGATTCTGATGGTCGCCGCCGGATACCTCTTCTATCAGGGTGTGGGCATTTGGGGCATCACGATCCCGTCCGCATGGGGATTCGCCATCGTCAACTTCGTGTGGTGGATCGGTATCGGCCACGCCGGAACGCTGATCTCCGCCATTCTGCTATTGCTCAAGCAGAGCTGGCGCACGTCTATCAATCGCGCTGCTGAAGCCATGACGCTCTTCGCCGTCATGTGCGCGGGCATGTTCCCGATTCTGCACACCGGTCGTCCCTGGCTCGCTGCTTACTGGCTCTTCCCGCTGCCGTTGACGATGGGAGTGTGGCCGCAGTTCCGCAGCCCGCTTATCTGGGACGTTTTCGCCGTCTCGACGTACTTCACTGTCTCGCTGCTGTTCTGGTTTACCGGACTTATCCCGGATATCGCCACGCTGCGCGACAACGCCAAGCATCGCGTGACGCGAATCATCTACGGTGTGCTTTGCATGGGGTGGCGCGGATCGGCGCGGCACTGGTCGCGCTATGAGACCGCATACTTGTTGCTGGCTGGTCTTTCCACGCCGCTGGTGCTCTCAGTCCATACGGTGGTGAGCTGGGATTTCGCGATCGCCGTTCTGCCCGGCTGGCACACGACGATCTTCCCGCCATACTTCGTCGCTGGCGCGATCTATTCCGGCTTCGCGATGGTGCTCACGCTGCTGATTCCGATCCGCGCGGCCTACGGCATGAAGGACTTCATCACCACGCGTCACCTGCAGAACATGGCCAAGGTGATGCTCGCGACGGGATTGATCGTCGCCTACGGCTACTTCTTTGAAGCGTTCATGTCGTGGTACAGCGGAGACGTCTTCGAGATGTTCCAGTTCAAGAATCGCGCGACCGGTCCGCTGGGCGCGTTCTACTGGATGCTGATCACGTGCAACATCGTCCTGCCGCAATCGCTATGGTTCCGTAAAGTGCGCAGCTCGCCGGTGCTGCTGTGGATCGTCTCCATCATCGTCAACATCGGCATGTGGCTGGAGCGCTTCGTGATCGTCGTGATCAGTCTCCACCGTGACTTCCTGCCGTCATCGTGGGGAACTTATAAAGCCACGCGCTGGGACTATGCGACTTTCCTCGGCACGCTCGGATTCTTTACCTTTGCATTCCTGATGTTCATTCGCGTGTTGCCGATGATTTCCATTTTTGAACTGCGAGCCTTGCTCCCGCAATCAAGGCTGCAGCCGCTGCTCGAGGAGAACCTGCAATGATCCGCGAGGGCATCTACGGACTAATGGCCGAGTACGACACCGTTCCCGATTTGGTAAATGCCGCCGAGAAGGCCCACGAAATCGGCTATCGGCGCATGGATACGTATTCGCCATTCCCGATCGAACCCGCCGCTGAAGCGATCGGCTTCCATAAGAACCGCGTTGCGCTGGTGGTGTTGATCGGCGGGTTGTTGGGCGGCACTGGAGGATACTCGCTCGCTTACTGGATTTCCGTACTGGCATATCCGATCAACACCGGCGGAAAGCCGTGGCACTCATGGCCGGCCTTCATTCCTCCGACGTTTGAATGCACGGTGTTGGGAGCATCGCTGGCTGCTTTCATCGGCATGCTGGCAATGAACGGATTGCCGATGCCCTATCATCCGGTCTTTAACGCGCCGAATTTCGCGCTGGCCAGCAAGGACAAATTCTTCCTGTGCATCGAAGCCGCAGATCCGCAATTCGATCTTACGAAGACTCGGCAATTCCTGGAGCAAACCAATCCGCGCGTAGTCACGGAGGTGCCGAATTGAACGGCGGCTCCCAGATGCGGAATAAAGACATGCGTACGAAGCTGAAGCTTGCCTCGCGGCTGGCGATCCTGACTGGCGTGGCCCTGGCCACCGGCGCGTGCCGCCAGGACATGCACAATCAGCCTAAGTACATTACCTATCGCAGCAGCGAGTTCTTCCGCGATGGCCTCTCCGAGCGTATGCCCGTTTCGGGAACCGTGGCGCGCGGCGACCTCCACGCCGATACGTACTTCTACACTGGCAAGATGGGCGCCAAGGAAGGCGACCAGTTCCCCTTCCCCATTACGCAGCAGGTCATGGAAAGGGGGCGCGAGCGCTATGACATCTACTGCTCGCCCTGCCACTCGCGTGTAGGTGATGGTAACGGCATGATCGTCAAGCGGGGATATCGCCAGGCGGCCAACTTCCACCTGCCGCGCTATCTCGCGGAGCCGGTCGGACACTACTATGACGTGATCAGCCACGGCTGGGGCGCG
This genomic interval carries:
- a CDS encoding cytochrome c3 family protein, translating into ILEPVRASYRNGTPIWWTKLHDLPDYVYFNHEIHINKGIGCASCHGPIDEMPLTYQHASLQMEWCLDCHRNPAKNIRPVGDPIFNMGWKGPSTASPVYCEDGTGNCSLNGPYYQTTGQPMQHWKKFEDQMSMGKYLVAQYHVRTPNEIQSCDTCHR
- a CDS encoding TAT-variant-translocated molybdopterin oxidoreductase; the encoded protein is MRSEPPAAAVEQLDDDSTTSMTAYGLEIGLERDMENHPELVQIKTSPAHKTKLTLQQVRERLSAATGKAYWRSLEELIDEPGFEELLENEFPEGVAELNRAEDGVSRRNFLKLAGASMALAGLSACTRQPAEAIVPYIRQPEDLIPGIPKFFATTMPFPTGGIPLLVKSNEFRPTKIEGNPQHPASNGATDVFAQASVLDLYDPDRSTSSSYRGEQRNWGDFAGAVDVYKTKAAASGGAGLRFLSETVVSPTLASQIQTVLKKFPNAKWYQWDPVNRDAARAASQTLFGQYAEPIYKFEAANVVLSLDADFLNTSAFPGFIPYSRAFTSRRKLAEDAPMSRLYSVESFHTTAGALSDNRLPLRASDIVPFAAALASALGAGGVSAPAQEWTQDQQKFLTALAKDLKANSGASIVLPGEQQPPALHVLAAQINQALGNVGKTIVYTDPVELVPTDQLGGLKQLVADMNAGKVDLLVILEGNPAYNTPVDLGFELAMPKVKEIAHLCNYRNETTRMAQWHIHSAHYLEMWSDARAYDGTCSIVQPLIAPLYGGRSAHEVVALFTDTPELTPYDAVRAYWKQNGKAAGDFETNWRKWLHDGIIPNTASPVKSLAPRGGAPQVKTLDKSAMEVVFRPDPTIYDGRYNNNAWLQECPKPLIRLEWDNAAMMSIDTAAKHGWNQEDILRITVDGRTIEAPVLVVYGMPDNSITLHLGYGRSFSGRVGNGFGFNAYEIRGMNAPLIATAEKVENSGGTYKLAVVQNFTLIDPHGDSKLMNRSVQGAEAVRRDIIRVGSYDEYKKNPDFAHGDRFEEAPEENDSLYPGYDYTKGYQWGMAVDMNSCVGCNSCVIACQAENNSPVVGKEQVKIGRDMKWLRIDAYYAGDLLNPRAFMQPMMCQHCENAPCEPVCPVGATVHSPEGLNVMVYNRCVGTRYCSNNCPYKVRRFNFMLFADYTTPSLKPLRNPDVTVRSRGVMEKCTYCLQRINAARIQAEVEETRLQETDPKAERKIRDGEVVTACQQACPTDAIVFGNINDPNSRVTKIKAQPRNYGVLTQINTRPRTSYIANVVNPNMEIGDRTDMPGKTYIGAES
- the nrfD gene encoding NrfD/PsrC family molybdoenzyme membrane anchor subunit; translated protein: MATKGLTDLPPSQRPYLVDPPVIAPGHTFTSVTEKVMRTVLTPHTPIGWIFGILVTFGIVQILMVAAGYLFYQGVGIWGITIPSAWGFAIVNFVWWIGIGHAGTLISAILLLLKQSWRTSINRAAEAMTLFAVMCAGMFPILHTGRPWLAAYWLFPLPLTMGVWPQFRSPLIWDVFAVSTYFTVSLLFWFTGLIPDIATLRDNAKHRVTRIIYGVLCMGWRGSARHWSRYETAYLLLAGLSTPLVLSVHTVVSWDFAIAVLPGWHTTIFPPYFVAGAIYSGFAMVLTLLIPIRAAYGMKDFITTRHLQNMAKVMLATGLIVAYGYFFEAFMSWYSGDVFEMFQFKNRATGPLGAFYWMLITCNIVLPQSLWFRKVRSSPVLLWIVSIIVNIGMWLERFVIVVISLHRDFLPSSWGTYKATRWDYATFLGTLGFFTFAFLMFIRVLPMISIFELRALLPQSRLQPLLEENLQ
- a CDS encoding DUF3341 domain-containing protein — translated: MIREGIYGLMAEYDTVPDLVNAAEKAHEIGYRRMDTYSPFPIEPAAEAIGFHKNRVALVVLIGGLLGGTGGYSLAYWISVLAYPINTGGKPWHSWPAFIPPTFECTVLGASLAAFIGMLAMNGLPMPYHPVFNAPNFALASKDKFFLCIEAADPQFDLTKTRQFLEQTNPRVVTEVPN
- a CDS encoding cytochrome c → MRTKLKLASRLAILTGVALATGACRQDMHNQPKYITYRSSEFFRDGLSERMPVSGTVARGDLHADTYFYTGKMGAKEGDQFPFPITQQVMERGRERYDIYCSPCHSRVGDGNGMIVKRGYRQAANFHLPRYLAEPVGHYYDVISHGWGAMPDYAAQIEPADRWAIAAYIRALQYSQAGTMADVPADQRGNLQDASQISVEGVPLNQALASGGKGSSEEISPAGANPIPAMNKEIGGASRPEQQAPPKEEGTQKK